Part of the Quercus lobata isolate SW786 chromosome 6, ValleyOak3.0 Primary Assembly, whole genome shotgun sequence genome, tcatcaataaaagtgatgtagtaccttgaacctccaagggatgcaaccggagaaggcccccacaaatcagtgtgtactaactccaatttttcagtcttcggtgtcctgccagttttcaagaaactcacctttttctgctttcctaagatgcaactttcacacatgtcaaaatcaatggacttcaattctggtaattttccttttgacagcagcatcttcatccctttctcactcatgtgaccaagtcttCGGTGCCATAGacttgtatcagtacttgcatcagcaactgcaattgtgtctcttggacttgaggtcatgtacagagtaccagtcttctttccacgagccaataccctagctccctttgtaaccttccaagtaccaccaacaaatagtattgcatgtccttcatcatcaagttgtccaacagaaatcagattcctcctcaggtcaggaatatgtcgaatcttctccagtaaccaaacagacccattgggcaacaatattcgaacatctcccatacccacaacatccaaggctgaaccatcagccaaatacaccttaccaaaatcacctgcaacataattctgtatgatttctcggtgtggagtggtatgaaacgaagctcctgaatccaaaacccaatcatcaagtggactgtctactgcaagaagtaatgcatcctgtacctcttctgttacagcattagcagaatcatcttcattcttcttcttaggacttttgcattgattcctaaagtgacctgttttcccacaattccagcattgtacttgttggcctgatctagatttacttctgttccgattagaatttctggattttgatctgccccgatttgaatttctgttattacctctgcctcttgtctcaaggtttagggcagaaccagatcctgaggattcacctgcatctcttctgcgaatctcctcagccagaattaaatctcgtatatcattgtacttgagtttttcctttcctgtagaattgcttactgccatcctcattgcctcccaactgtttggcaaagaagccaagacgattagagcacgaatctcatcatcaaaatcaatttctacggacgacaattgatttgtgatagtattaaattcattcagatgttgtgctactgatgcattctctgccatcttcagattgaacagtttcttcatcaagtgcactttattgtttgctgacggcttttcatacataccagacaaagccttcatcagatctgctgtggttttctcctttacaacattgtgtgcaacagacctagacagagttaacctgataactcctagtacctgtctgtcaagaagagcccattcatcagccttcatagcctcaggttttgtccccaaaagaggcagatgcaatttcctcccatagagataatcttcaatctgcatcctccaatacgcgaagtctgtgccatcaaacttttctattccagacgcctttcctgcttcctctgccattgctcccactcaaacctaaccctaggctctgataccagttgtaaggaatttaaccaaaaattcctaacctgtgagaaacaaaacaaatagagaaaacacacgtcaaagaaaataatcacacgcacaagacaatatttacgtggttcggcaatttgcctacgtccacggagttgcagggatttcactattatcagggaaaatacaatagtgcacaagaacactctcaagaaacccaaatcccaattacaccctagcactctctcacataaaaaataagaatagaagctgactgcctctcttttctctattttctctcatgcggcttgctcactaggttaattggaatttgtCTTGAATCTCTCACGGCTACactacaaatataatatatatatatatatatatatgtcaaagtcgGCTAAAGTTGTGGGTTACTATTCCAAATAGGAGTTGGTCAAATAGTGACCGACTTAGGCAATGAGGatgtgggcttgtggcaattcaagccacacacggcCCACTCCAACAGTAAATGCGTATGCAACCAGTATTTTCCTTTTATCAATGCTTGAGCAGTACTGGCCTACCTTTTTTTGACGAGAAAGTGAGCACTGGCCTACCTGATTGGATTGTATGAGCCTCTCCATGAATATACCAAGATGGTCAGCAATATAATTTAGATGTTGGGATACCTGCGACAGTCCCAGGACAAATGCATCACGATATGTCtgtacctttttttcttttttttgctgaatgatATGTATGTACCTATTCACCTATATCCTTTCTTCATAAACGTGTCATAATTTATGTATTCTGTATCCAAATTCATAACAAGGGCCAATGTGCTTCAGTCCCATCACATATTATTACTTACTGTGCACATATTCGAACGGGGGCACACATGTTCAATAAATTGTATTACAATGCCTATACTTTATGATGATGCCCAGTACTATACAGTTTATTGGGGACCTAGGAAGCAAATATTTATCCCTGTTCCCTGTATTTTCTAACATGTTTGGCACGCTATGCATGTGTGGACCTCTCAGTCAAATCAAGCTTTGATTCCAACTTGGAGGGCTATCAATTGTAAAAGCTCAAACAATGTAGGAAGTGAATCAGCAATGTATCTATTTGGTTCAGCTTATTTTCATCCATAAATAGAATGCACAACTTCTTAAAGTACAAATCCAGGTTCACCTTTAGCCACCAGTAGAAGGCATCGCTTCATCCAAAAGCTTAAGCACATGAGTTCGTACCCATCTATGTCgtgaaaatttttaagattaTAAAAAGCTAGTCAAAATGCTAGATTTCTGCCTATTTTTGTTGAAACAAAATTGCAGAATTAATGGACACAGAAGCTTGAAGCAGAAACCAATCAAAAAGCAACAAAATGTTTCAGATTTTCTCAACCAAATTTGAATGCAAATAACCTCAAAACGGAAAAGAAAGATTGGAAAGCTAAGGAGAGTGATAGGAAGGGGAAACTAGAAGAAATGACAAAAGAACCACattagtaaaagaaaattaaagtatATACCAGGCAGAGAGAGCTGGGAATTTGCCTTACTAGAAGTTTGAAAAGGAATTAAGAATAactaaaagaagcaaaataCACCAACAATCTAACAAATATTCctatcccaaaaaaagagaaggaacaaaacaaaactataaactaaaaagttacaaaattggCCTCATCTTCCACTAGGATTTACTAGCTGTGAGAAAGCTGCATTTGTATTCAAGTCATCCGTGTCCTCACTTGCTGCAGTTTCCTCCTCAATCTTCAACATATCATTATGTTTAGCATATGCACCATTTGCCTTCTCTTCTGCAATCCTTCCTGCTCCATCTGGATTTTCTTGTAATTGGAGTGCAAACTCAAGGTTCCATAGCACATCTCCCATTGAAGGCCGATAAAGCCCATGATCAGACAAACACTTCTCAGCTGTCTCAGCAAACTTCTTCAAGCACTCAGAATTTATCTTTCCCTTAAGATGAGGATCAATAATATCCTCAAGAATTCCTTTTCTCTGGCAGTGCAAAGCCCAATCTGCAAGACTAACTTGTTCCTTAGGCAAGGTAGCATTAAGTGGTGGCCTAGCACATAACACTTCAAAAAGGACAACCCCAAAAGAATAGACATCAGACTTTTCTGTCAATTGTTGCCTGCGGAAGTATTCCGGATCCAAGTACCCAAAGCTACCTTTCACCATTGTGCTAACATGTGTCTGATGAATATCAGGACCTGTTTTTGATAGCCCAAAGTCTGAAACTTTTGCTACCCAAGTATCATCCAATAAAATGTTTGTAGTTTTCACATCCCTGTGAATGATGACATACCTGGATCCAGTATGAAGATAGTGAAGTCCCCTGGCAGCTCCAATACATATTTCTAACCTTTGCTTCCATGATATAGGAGTTTTGTTGCTCTTATAAAGGTGCTCCCTTAGAGTCCCATTGGCCATGTAATCATAAACCAAAATCATCTCTCCATTCTCCtcacaaaacccaatcaaaGAGACTAAATGCCGGTGTCTCAGCTTTGAAAGCATTTCAATTTCAGTCTGAAATTCATTAACTCCTTGTTCTGAAGATGGGTTTGATCTTTTAATAGCCACTTTGGTCGCTCCATCAATAATACCTTTGTAAACCTTGCCAAATCCTCCAACCCCAATAACCTGTGATTCATCAAAGTTCTTTGTCCCTTGTTTAATCTCTGATAATGAGAAATGCCTACATAGTCCTGCTGCCAGAGTATTGAGGTGGCTACTGCCTACACTCTTGCCAGAGATTGTTGATTTGCTTGTTGATGTCTGGGAACCGCCATAGAGTGGCAACCAATTACCTGTCCTAGAATCCGTTTCTTTAGCATTAATCTTGCGGTAGACAATGAAGCCAATAGCTGCAACAAGAGCAAATCCAGCAGCCCCTCCAGCAACAACCCCACCAATCACCAAAACATGACCATTGGATCCTGATGAACTAAAACTCTTTACTGCCTCAGCTTCAGCCTGAAGCAGCATTGCTGATGGCTCAGGATTTTGCCCTGCCAAGTTCCCACTTGAGTCATTGACCTTAAAGATCTCCAATCCATTAAGAATGGCGTCATAGAATTCCGGCTTCAATGATACAGAAGGGTGCAATGCCACCCAAATTTGTTCATCACCACCACTTTCACTAACATAAGTTGCATAATCCTTATACACAGGCACTCCtgatgatccggcccacgcaaTGACATCAGCAGATGGCTGTGCTGTTTGGTTGTTCACAAATATATCAAACACTCTCTGATTGATCTTGGTTTCTTGGAACTCGCAGAAATGGAACCTAACAACATAAGTAAAATTTGCGTCGACCTGAAACACCCATGTGAGATTATAATTCTGATTGACTTCTGAATTTGGTCCCATTGATCTCGCTGTGCTGTACACATTGATAGGTGCAACGTACTCTGGCACATCAGATGAATATTGAATGCTAACATTACTATCAGCCTGTGAAGTGATTCCAATGGCTGCACCATATATATATGGTGAATCATCATACCATATCCGTGTAAGTCCGGAGTCATTAGTTGCCGGAATATTTTGTCCACCAACATTGAGCCTAAACATTGTTTGCAATGAAGAGTTTTGAACATCAACAGATTGGTCAGAGAACCCGACCAAACTTGCAGGCTGAAATATATCTGGCATGGGAATTATCTCAATGCCATTGACAAAAGCAAATGATCCTGCATATTTTGAAGAGGGTGTGAAAGTGATACTGAGGCTGCCAGATTGGACAGGAATGAGAGAGAACTCTTTAACAATATATGCCTGTGTGAGAGCTTTAGCTGTAATAGACGCACTAAAATTGTTAAGGAGAGTGAAACCATTTGCGACAGCAGAGAAATATGAATCAGAGGAATTGAGATTGCTATAAGTTGATGGATAAAAATGGAGTCTGATCCAGAGGCGCTTCTTTGGTGAAATAGAGAACTTATATGTGTATTCAGACTTGAAAATTCTTGCAGACATATATGGGACTTGGGAAGGCAGAGAAGGGTCTTGGTATTGGGCAGTAGCTATTGCTGTGTTTTTGGAAGAGGCAGCGAATTTGGAATCTGATATCCATTTTCGGCCATCAGAGTCTGTGCCACCACTCGAAGAGCCACAGGAAAGGATATAAGAATCTGAATCTGAAGTATTAGAAACTTTACTAAGAACATGGGTGGTGCTCAAGgttaaagagaagaaaaataaagagaatagGATGTGGGAATTGGATTTCATGGCTTGAGGGCGAAACCTTTTTAGGAAATTAAGAGTTAGGAACAGAATTGAATGATAAgataaagaaggaaaatatgATGCACAAGAAAACAGAGTACATGAAAACAGGGGacccaaaaaaatgagagaaaatgttTACCTGCACACTTAGAAGAGTGAGAATAAAGATAATAAGAAAAGGCTATTGGATTTCATATCTTAAGGTTGAAACCATTTTCAGGAAATTGAGAAATAagattcaaataataataaagggaaAATATGATGCACAAAATAACAggggacccaaaaaaaaaaagtgaaaactgtTTACCTGTGCACTTAGAGGAGTGAGAAAATGGAATTTTTTCAGATTAAATACAATGATGTTTTAACCTGAACTATGTTTTGGTGGCAACAATGTACAAAGTTGTTGAATTAGTTGAGATTTGCTGGGAGAGAGGCGTGGGAAGCAGAGGAAGAAGAGCCATTCCCTGCATTATTGCactattttgattttctctatgTTGTTTTCAGGGTCTAAAGGGACCGTTAGCCGTTAGGATAGGAGATAGTGAGAGAGTAACGGCTAGAGAGAGCACCAAATGCTAGTTACATTTATTGCCCTTTAATAAAGGCCTATGAATAGGCCAACCAGTTTCTGTAGTGGAAACTGAAGCTATTGCCACCtcaaatttttagaaattaaagGATATATTAAGgagtaaattaataaataatcaaatatcaCACACAATCCAATCTATTCCTAttgttaaaggaaaaaaaaattaggttcgTAAATCTCAAAAATAACGAAAGACAgagataggaaaaaaatttctgaagaaCAATCAAGGATGGATcacacaaaaatattatacTATGGGAATCATTGGAGTAATTTActatataagaaaaacatgatatgCGGGATTGATTATTGAAGAGCAACATTCTCATTAGTATAAGAGGATGAAGAGTTCTGGCCCTTCTGGGACCAAAGATGGGTTTATAGAAGAACCTTAACTCGAATGTTCCTCCAAAGGCAAAGCACCTTCCTTTATATATTGGttcttaatgtttttttttttttttacttgagaTTTACTATTGTTTTACTGTGAAATTAATGTAAATAAATTAGGATTTTGTTAAGTGTAGAAATAACATGGCAAGAGTTAAATTAGGTGGtgtaagaattattttaagaggAATGTTaggaatacaatttttttttttctcaattatcacttttattttacGTAATAGGTTATCAACACTAATCACAACATGCAAACTtaacaattatataaaatccTAGCCAAATGTGTTTTTGTAGAATTTAggctaaaattcaatttagtttATGAATTTTTACTTCAATTGTTAAATTGGCCCTTaaggtttaatttttgttaatttagtcATTCACTTTGTAAAAATGagtaaatttgatttttctgtcCAAATCTATTAGCAAATGATGTcgtttaaacttttttttttttttattaaaaatttaactgAAAACATTTATGAGATGCTCCATTTAATAGATCTTGTAGTTTAATGAGTacttaaaaaatgaacaaaacaatcaaattgattcattttgagaaaatgagggactaaattagcaaaaataaaattttaagaactaatttaataattgaaattttgaattttaaaatagaatttttaacTTCCTATATATTTCATTCTCTTAATTGTCTCTGCCACACACAAATCATACATTTGTCTGTCTCGTAAGTGAAATCCTAGTTTGAAGGGGATTGAGATTCGGTGCAACTATTGCACTTTGCAATAGACTTTCAAgtgttgagattgaaagttaaaaagtttactattaattttagttcttggatttttttttgaaactttttttttccttgttaacTTTTCCCTCTCAAATGTGCGACTATGgttgatagagaaaaaaaaaaaaaaaaattatgggtctATACATAAAAGTGATAGTTGTCGAGGACGTTTTTGCGACAAGGGCCGAAAATGTAAGAATGACCCAAATCTTcccttgggttctttagaagtgtttatttgtggagaatcaagcccaaaattccaaatgtataatgaacaaaaggctaatggtgctttaacaagagaaaatcaaaatgctaataatgaaagtgcagaaaaaaaagtataaaaacataACAGGTCTGAAATTTCGACCCACAGTCACGCAGAAGAAGAAATTGGGaaggttgtgaggaagagagggaaggttcccctgtacccatatttccacccttAAGGTTCAGAATTGTGAGAATATCTCTTGGCTTAGTGGGTTTTTGTTCTGAAGTTTCAGGTCTATAAGGAAAACGTGATTTAACAGGTCTAAAACTTTGACCCACAGTcacacaaaagaagaaattgagggaggtcgtgaggaagagagggaaggttcccttatacccatatttccaccctcAGGTTTCGGAATTGTGAGATTGTTGGCTAGCTAAATAGGTTTTTGCTCTGAAGTTTCAGCTCTTTAGGTAGAATGTGGcttgttgttttttttagttgaagaaAGACTCTTGTATTGAGCTTGGGCTGTTGCTCTCAGAGTAAAACCTCCTTCTTTGTTTTGAATCTGATTGTGGAATTTATATTGAGTTTGGGGTGCTCTAAGTGACTGGTTTTTGGTCAATAGAAAAGGCTTTGGACCCCAAGGTGTTAAGCAAGTAGTAATTTTCAGGTTTgcttttgtttggataaaaGGAAGGATTACTTTTATCATCATTAAGGGAAATGTTTGATTAAACCCTCATTGGCTCCTCATTTTCAGTTGTTTCAAACCATTGGGAGGCTCAACTAGATGAGAGCTAGCAGCTGAAGTTGGCCAATGAGAGCCAAccatttttaaaggaaaaaaaaggttcGGACAGAAACTTTGGGCCACAGTCACACAGAGCATAAAAGCTATTTTGGGAtggaaattttggatacaagTCCTCTTCCATGAGCCTGAGGTGCTACAAGTGTCCCTTACCCACTTGGTAGTACGCATGGGCTGGGCTCATGCAAAAAGTCCGAAAGGAACCGACCtataccctccaaaccacacttcctcaatttctCCAAAAAGTCGCATGGGCTTGGGTCatacttaaaagaataaaataaaacataatacatgaattggGCTTGTAAAAATGTGTCGCAAAAATGGGTATTAACAATAGTTTACCATCACAATCACACATATTATTAAGTTGTAATAAAAGTTGTGCGTGAACTTTAATGGTAGAATAATGATTTCTCTCTAACATCAAAATGGTACGGTGCAATAGCCTGCACTGGATCCAAATCCGTCTGAAAGAAGAGAGTGGGGTTTGGGATAAGGGACTTGAGCCCATACCTTGTCAAAAGCCAGTATGAATGAACTATGGTCTATGAACAtcacaaaatgcatgagcatTAACTATAGCCTATAGCCCACCTGGTCTGGAATGGTTGAACTACTCAGCCCATAAGATAAGAGGTTCCAAATTCCAAAACCACACTCATACACCAAAATTGAAATTGCAATCCGATCCACAAAAGAcaatgtcatttgaatatgtataTTATTGTCAACATATTGCTACAATAcataaaataatcatataaaattgaataatgAAAGCCTAGTTAAACAACAAAAGGTAATGCCGAGTTTTTCCCAACAACCTTGTCAttttccactaaaaaaaaatcccaacaaagAGGCAAAGCATCTTTACCAACATCATCCACATTACAACATTGTTAAATTAAACACCAAACCAAACCTTCTTGTCCCAAAGTAAACAgaccccaaaacccaaaagccATGTCTAATCCTCTGAACCTCACCACCACCaatttcttcttcctcatcttcacCATAACCATTCTCTATGTGACCTACACAATCCCAAGGCTCCAACTCCAACAACCCAAGCAAACCAACCTAGTCTTCTACGTGCATGACTACTTAACTGGTCATGACATGTCAGCAATCACTGTGGCTGGAAAAAGTGGGACCTCCTCTAGCATCTTACACTTTGGCACAATCTTGGCCGTTGATGATCCGGTAACTGAGGGCCCCAGCATAGAATCAAAGGAGATAGGTAGAGCCCAAGGCTTTTACATAAACTCTCAGTTGGATGGCAAAGGCTTGCACTTGGTTTTCTCTGTGATTTTCACTGATGGAGATTTCAAAGGGAGTACTTTGGAAATTCAAGGAGCTGATATTTTTACTATGAAGGAGAGGGAGTATGGTATTGTATCAGGGACTGGTTATTTTCGTTTTGTGAAGGGGTATGGTGTTATGGAGACTGAGTTCATGGACATAGCTAATCTTAGAGCTATTCTTAAGCACAATGTAACAGTCAAGCACTATTAATCATAATATAAAGTTACCAATTCGATATCTTTTGCATTTACATAATTTGTTACCTTTTTACCTTTTGTTTTGGCAACTAAATTGATCATTTTTGTTACTTATTTTGCTGCGCTTCATATGCTTTAAAGGTAGTCATATCACATGTGTTAGGGCCAGAGCATAGGGGCATTGGTTTCTTGCCTATCATTTTCAagccccattttttttttttcactttttcttttttgaagagtttttgtcattttacaaattacaatgGAGAGAGAAATAAGTTGTACTCATAAATTAATTCAGTCAAACATTCTCCCTTATGTGTGGGTTCAACTTCAAATTTCTCCTaaagaaatatttaatatatgactttttaactttttctttgatTGATAGATAgcaaatttttactattaagtAAAAGGTAAAGGCAAATATAGATTTGCACTCAAAAttatcttatcttttttttttcttttttcttttttcttttttaactcaaaaccACCTATCTTGATGCAATGGTAATCAAAGTACTGCTTctcaaaaaagtttaaattaataagaaatgataaatagaatcactaacaattattttaacCAATTCTTATATATcctagtattttttatttatatgctTTTGGAAACCACAATTTCGACATCTTGAAGGGATGAAATTAATTCTCATCCCTATTTTTTCACAAGGAATCCAATTATTTTAAGACTTCCAAAGTCAAACATCTCAAGACTCAAATTATCGACTCTGTAAGCAATTTTCGCAACGCTTGCCTGTAGGCTGTAGCATAATTAAATGAGGGAAATCGGTATAAAGCACCTGTCTTACCATTGCAGGCCcacatagcaaaaaaataaaagcccaCTTTCTCAATTGGGCCAAGAAGAAAGCCGAATTCTCTTACCGCCGAATTCTGTTAAAAACGGATAAATATCCATCTCTTACTCACCTTTTCAGTGTTTCTGAGTTGCACTCTGGGGATGTCTCTgagatttttttgcaattctacAAGCTTCCCTCATCAACATCAAggtccttcttcttcttcttcttctttcattgatTCTATGTCTGAAAGTTCTATGTTTGAATTTCAGTGAGAGGAAATCTTAAAAGCAGCAAAAACCTTGACAAGGTTAGAAACCTCGTCAAAACAGTTGGGGTTCCTTCATTAACTTCTTCTCCGCTTGAATCTCTCCGAAAGGGAAACTGGGTCAAGCTCATATGTGGTGCAAGCTTCGAGGTATCTAGTACAAAACCCTTAAACCCCATTAACCACAACACCACAACCACTTCTATATGTTAGAATACTAGTTTAAATGAGTAAATTTTTGCTCTTTCTTgttagcttaagcttttgggatatTCTAATAATGTCTTcactctaataaaaagaaaaaagtctagggacataaaaaaaaattcactaccTTTTTCACAATACCTAAGGTAAAATGGTTTGATTGTTTGTTAATAAAAGTGGTGTTAGTGGCCTATGTCAAAGCGATGTTGCTCCTATCATAACTTGTCCTGTCACGAATCctggaaaattttgtgaaaaattgtgtGTCTTGTGTTACTCAATTAGAAATTCCACTGGTTGGACTTCACCTAAGAGCGGAAGTCTGCCCTACACGTCTAGCAGTTACGCCATATCGCCTGCAGTAACACTAACCTTCGATATCAGGAATTTCTCACTGGTTTACGCTCTTGCTGGAGGTGAAAACTGTGTACATAACTAATTAGGGTTACTATTTATAATCAATGAAGTGTTGCCAACAAAAAAGCACCTTTGAAAGCTCACTTATGTTGGAAGATGGAACAAGCACTCTAAAATGTTGTCATGGTTGTTACTAGCTGTTAGAGACACAAACATTGAATTGTCCCctcatttttctgcaaaatcCTGCAGAAAATACACATTCTGCTATTGTCTCACCTGAGCAAGAATCATCTTGATTAAGCTAGATGGCCATCTCATCCAAGCAGGACTTTCTCGTTAGTGCTAAATCCTCTGAAATCTCTTCTCATAAACTTTGCTTGTACTTAGCCTGTACCTTGCTTGAGCAACATCAGGTTAGAAATTTCACTTGTCTTGTATCTTGCTTAAGCAAGGTTCATACATAAAGTCTTGCCTGTCCCTTGCTTGTATCTTGCTCAAGCAAGATtctaaaacacaattttatttcttttagtcATTGTTCTACCACTAAAGTAGGATCACTTACATATTACAAGTTACAACCTACATATGTATACTCATATATACAAGTATAcaacattaaaaataacaagcgtagagacaaaatttttcacaccTGCTAGCTAAAACAGTGTGATTGGTGTTAATAAAAGTGTCAGTAATGGCTCATGTGAAATGGATGTTGCTCCAGTCATAACTTGTCATGTCAACCAGTCTGggaaaaatttgtttctctagCGTTCTCAATTAAAAACCATTGGTTGGACTTTACttattaagggtatttttggccCAATTGTGTAGTTATTATTGTCGCATCGCTTGCAGTAACACTAACCTGCCTCTTTTTATAGGATGTTGTTGATATCAGGAATCTCTCACTTGTTTACACTCTTGCTGGAGGTGAAAACTCTTGAAAACTAgtgtttgtatttttgtgtgtgtgtgatgtaGGTGAATGTGAATTATGTGTTTTTGATGAATGGTTGTGCAGTTGATTGCATTGACTGTGCTGCTGATTTGGCGGTTGTGAGCGCAGTAAATGATGGAATTGAATCGGCTAGAGACATAGTGGGCCTTAGAAGGCCTTGGGTAATGATCAGCGTCAATGATGACGAAGATCTTCACTTCCGAAAGGCTGGTATACATGCCTCCTTGCATTGGTTTAATTAGTAGTATCTTATTTTATCAGCACCAGCTAGTGCAGAAGCGCATGTAATATAATGTGCGTTATCAATTGAATTGAATA contains:
- the LOC115993971 gene encoding receptor-like protein kinase ANXUR1; this translates as MKSNSHILFSLFFFSLTLSTTHVLSKVSNTSDSDSYILSCGSSSGGTDSDGRKWISDSKFAASSKNTAIATAQYQDPSLPSQVPYMSARIFKSEYTYKFSISPKKRLWIRLHFYPSTYSNLNSSDSYFSAVANGFTLLNNFSASITAKALTQAYIVKEFSLIPVQSGSLSITFTPSSKYAGSFAFVNGIEIIPMPDIFQPASLVGFSDQSVDVQNSSLQTMFRLNVGGQNIPATNDSGLTRIWYDDSPYIYGAAIGITSQADSNVSIQYSSDVPEYVAPINVYSTARSMGPNSEVNQNYNLTWVFQVDANFTYVVRFHFCEFQETKINQRVFDIFVNNQTAQPSADVIAWAGSSGVPVYKDYATYVSESGGDEQIWVALHPSVSLKPEFYDAILNGLEIFKVNDSSGNLAGQNPEPSAMLLQAEAEAVKSFSSSGSNGHVLVIGGVVAGGAAGFALVAAIGFIVYRKINAKETDSRTGNWLPLYGGSQTSTSKSTISGKSVGSSHLNTLAAGLCRHFSLSEIKQGTKNFDESQVIGVGGFGKVYKGIIDGATKVAIKRSNPSSEQGVNEFQTEIEMLSKLRHRHLVSLIGFCEENGEMILVYDYMANGTLREHLYKSNKTPISWKQRLEICIGAARGLHYLHTGSRYVIIHRDVKTTNILLDDTWVAKVSDFGLSKTGPDIHQTHVSTMVKGSFGYLDPEYFRRQQLTEKSDVYSFGVVLFEVLCARPPLNATLPKEQVSLADWALHCQRKGILEDIIDPHLKGKINSECLKKFAETAEKCLSDHGLYRPSMGDVLWNLEFALQLQENPDGAGRIAEEKANGAYAKHNDMLKIEEETAASEDTDDLNTNAAFSQLVNPSGR
- the LOC115993972 gene encoding dirigent protein 11-like, whose protein sequence is MSNPLNLTTTNFFFLIFTITILYVTYTIPRLQLQQPKQTNLVFYVHDYLTGHDMSAITVAGKSGTSSSILHFGTILAVDDPVTEGPSIESKEIGRAQGFYINSQLDGKGLHLVFSVIFTDGDFKGSTLEIQGADIFTMKEREYGIVSGTGYFRFVKGYGVMETEFMDIANLRAILKHNVTVKHY